A genomic window from Scophthalmus maximus strain ysfricsl-2021 chromosome 17, ASM2237912v1, whole genome shotgun sequence includes:
- the swsap1 gene encoding ATPase SWSAP1 isoform X1 — MSDILTVVFRTFMSHTGLKTDLAADPPPPAATTRSALVVGDHSVSRSVLLLAAVTAASHLGLRVMFFTRTQIQSLPASLQKCVPSLSPESLKFLFSFSFKKIKFSYPRTVEELLHQIASLHESTNTSPTPPSLIIVDRLEGFLRGHSELHPGEQSCAAHLSALLCDTAAFLTQVLEKRPSSSGPCRVIASFRSQEDAGQAGGEPSATDPVLDILDRYFQVRCTLDQDRGYEAAAAGLQQVWNIYLSGRGIADASDTKDCEDRPAEAQEWQLLIYPDGLMEFKVV, encoded by the exons atgtcagacattttaacTGTCGTGTTCAGGACTTTCATGTCTCACACTGGTCTAAAGACGGACCTCGCCGccgatcctcctcctcccgcagcCACGACCCGCAGCGCCCTGGTGGTGGGGGACCACAGCGTCAGCCGCtccgtgctgctgctggcggccGTGACCGCGGCCTCGCACCTGGGACTGAGGGTGATGTTCTTCACCCGAACACAGATCCAAAGCCTCCCAGCGTCTCTGCAGAAGTGTGTCCCGAGCCTGAGCCCGGAGAGTCTGAAG tttcttttttctttttcttttaagaaaatcAAGTTTTCCTATCCCAGGACGGTGGAGGAGCTACTCCATCAAATTGCCAGCCTGCACGAGTCCACCAACACAtctcccacccctccctccctgataATTGTCGACAGGCTGGAGGGCTTCCTTCGAGGCCACAGCGAACTTCACCCGGGCGAGCAGTCGTGCGCTGCCCACTTGTCTGCACTGCTGTGTGACACTGCTGCCTTTCTCACACAAGTCCTGGAGAAGCGGCCCTCGAGCTCAGGCCCGTGCCGCGTCATCGCCTCTTTCCGGTCACAAGAAGACGCCGGACAAGCCGGCGGGGAGCCCTCCGCCACAGATCCCGTCCTCGATATCCTCGATCGTTATTTTCAGGTACGCTGTACTCTGGACCAAGACAGAGGatatgaagctgcagcagctggactaCAGCAGGTGTGGAACATTTACCTTTCTGGAAGAGGCATCGCAGACGCCTCTGATACCAAAGACTGTGAGGACAGGCCAGCTGAAGCCCAGGAGTGGCAGTTGTTGATTTATCCTGACGGTTTGATGGAGTTTAAGGTGGTTTGA
- the epor gene encoding erythropoietin receptor has translation MTCDHLSRVLVLAIAFCAVPTASSGAQDFQKKVALLLKEEPENPKCFAESKKDFTCFWEEDEERAGSVDQYSLTYTYQNERSSSCPLRTLPAADGKMLFICHLNQTQMFVQMDIQVRRAGRLIHNRSLLIELLFLLDPPANVTVSGTGKQGQLNVSWLPPPLKYMADSMMYEVSYAAADSHVGQVEVARASSEMILRGLQPGTKYKVRVRVKLDGISYNGYWSSWSDPVFTETLPAEFDPLIMPLTLIVSFILIVLSLTTLLFLRRFLTKKIWPTIPTPDRKFQGLFSVYGGDFQEWLGHTNGGLWLTPDLFYSEEYHSPLEVLSELSLCPSLPSPPLPPKVSRALPADRKEGRDVKGQCERESAERENSPPTEGWRAAPHNHWLMERLRALHQQPPMPCSQSSLLESQDTYVTLSNHNHSEGEHLDDALQEVLPLEVFFASRKTVLCESHSDLGSVQQSSGSGHLSSQSSFEYPNHPWASKTPGYTYMAVADSGVSMDYSPMSRVDDIGRVVIYANEYENEIPGPRGPFLPRHRSVHDDG, from the exons ATGACATGTGATCACCTGAGCCGAGTGTTGGTGCTTGCCATAGCGTTCTGCGCCGTGCCAACGGCTTCCAGCGGCGCGCAAGATTTCCAAAAGAAAG TGGCTTTGCTGCTGAAAGAAGAGCCAGAAAACCCCAAGTGCTTTGCTGAGAGCAAAAAGGACTTCACATGCTTctgggaggaggacgaggaaagGGCTGGCTCCGTGGATCAGTACTCCCTCACATACACCTACCA AAAcgaacgcagcagcagctgcccaCTCAGAACCCTCCCTGCGGCGGACGGGAAGATGCTGTTCATCTGCCACCTGAATCAAACCCAGATGTTTGTCCAAATGGACATCCAAGTTCGCCGGGCGGGACGACTGATCCACAATCGCAGCCTTCTCATCGAGCTCCTCT TTCTTCTCGACCCTCCCGCCAACGTGACGGTGAGCGGCACGGGTAAACAGGGCCAGCTGAATGTCAGCTGGCTGCCGCCTCCTCTCAAGTACATGGCTGACAGCATGATGTACGAGGTCAGCTACGCTGCAGCAGACAGCCACGTCGGGCAG GTCGAGGTGGCACGCGCTAGTTCAGAGATGATCCTGAGAGGCCTGCAGCCGGGTACGAAGTACAAGGTGCGAGTCCGTGTGAAGCTGGACGGGATAAGCTACAATGGCTATTGGAGTTCCTGGAGTGACCCAGTGTTCACCGAAACACTGCCTGCAG AGTTCGACCCGCTCATCATGCCCCTGACTCTCATCGTCTCCTTCATCCTCATTGTGCTGTCTCTCACTACACTCCTGTTCCTTCGCAG GTTTCTGACAAAGAAGATTTGGCCGACTATTCCAACTCCTGACAGAAAGTTCCAAggtcttttttctgtttacgGCGGGGACTTTCAG GAGTGGTTAGGGCACACCAATGGGGGCCTATGGTTGACGCCCGATTTGTTCTACTCGGAGGAATACCATTCCCCCCTGGAAGTGCTCTCGGAGCTCAGCCTTTGCCCTTCACTGCCCTCCCCGCCTCTGCCACCCAAGGTCTCCAGAGCTTTGCCTGCAGACAGGAAGGAGGGCAGGGATGTGAAAGggcagtgtgagagagagtctgcagagagggaaaatTCCCCTCcgacagagggatggagagccGCGCCACACAACCACTGGCTGATGGAGCGCTTACGGGCACTCCACCAGCAGCCCCCTATGCCCTGCTCCCAGTCGTCTCTGCTGGAGTCTCAAGACACCTATGTCACCCTCAGCAACCACAACCACAGTGAGGGCGAGCACCTGGACGATGCCCTCCAAGAGGTCTTACcccttgaggttttttttgcctccagAAAGACTGTCCTCTGTGAATCCCACTCTGACCTGGGGTCTGTGCAGCAGAGTTCGGGTTCGGGTCATCTTTCGTCCCAGTCCAGCTTTGAGTACCCGAACCACCCTTGGGCATCCAAAACCCCGGGGTACACCTACATGGCAGTGGCAGATTCCGGGGTCTCTATGGATTACAGCCCCATGAGCCGAGTAGACGATATTGGGCGAGTGGTTATCTACGCCAACGAGTACGAGAACGAGATCCCCGGTCCCAGGGGACCATTCCTGCCGAGGCATCGCTCTGTCCACGATGACGGCTGA
- the swsap1 gene encoding ATPase SWSAP1 isoform X2, whose protein sequence is MSDILTVVFRTFMSHTGLKTDLAADPPPPAATTRSALVVGDHSVSRSVLLLAAVTAASHLGLRVMFFTRTQIQSLPASLQKCVPSLSPESLKKIKFSYPRTVEELLHQIASLHESTNTSPTPPSLIIVDRLEGFLRGHSELHPGEQSCAAHLSALLCDTAAFLTQVLEKRPSSSGPCRVIASFRSQEDAGQAGGEPSATDPVLDILDRYFQVRCTLDQDRGYEAAAAGLQQVWNIYLSGRGIADASDTKDCEDRPAEAQEWQLLIYPDGLMEFKVV, encoded by the exons atgtcagacattttaacTGTCGTGTTCAGGACTTTCATGTCTCACACTGGTCTAAAGACGGACCTCGCCGccgatcctcctcctcccgcagcCACGACCCGCAGCGCCCTGGTGGTGGGGGACCACAGCGTCAGCCGCtccgtgctgctgctggcggccGTGACCGCGGCCTCGCACCTGGGACTGAGGGTGATGTTCTTCACCCGAACACAGATCCAAAGCCTCCCAGCGTCTCTGCAGAAGTGTGTCCCGAGCCTGAGCCCGGAGAGTCTGAAG aaaatcAAGTTTTCCTATCCCAGGACGGTGGAGGAGCTACTCCATCAAATTGCCAGCCTGCACGAGTCCACCAACACAtctcccacccctccctccctgataATTGTCGACAGGCTGGAGGGCTTCCTTCGAGGCCACAGCGAACTTCACCCGGGCGAGCAGTCGTGCGCTGCCCACTTGTCTGCACTGCTGTGTGACACTGCTGCCTTTCTCACACAAGTCCTGGAGAAGCGGCCCTCGAGCTCAGGCCCGTGCCGCGTCATCGCCTCTTTCCGGTCACAAGAAGACGCCGGACAAGCCGGCGGGGAGCCCTCCGCCACAGATCCCGTCCTCGATATCCTCGATCGTTATTTTCAGGTACGCTGTACTCTGGACCAAGACAGAGGatatgaagctgcagcagctggactaCAGCAGGTGTGGAACATTTACCTTTCTGGAAGAGGCATCGCAGACGCCTCTGATACCAAAGACTGTGAGGACAGGCCAGCTGAAGCCCAGGAGTGGCAGTTGTTGATTTATCCTGACGGTTTGATGGAGTTTAAGGTGGTTTGA